In the Nitrospirales bacterium LBB_01 genome, one interval contains:
- the hisB gene encoding imidazoleglycerol-phosphate dehydratase HisB, with the protein MRKGKVTRKTKETDVTVEIVLDGSGITSVNTQIPFLNHMLDLMGRHGLFDLTIDATGDIEVDYHHLMEDVGLTMGTAIAQALGTKEGITRFGSARVPMDETLSEVIIDLSGRPYLVYNVPFTDPTVKDLQVSLFEDFFRGLTNNGLFNLHVRLHYGRDSHHILESIFKAFGRALSEAVRIDPRIKGVPSTKGSL; encoded by the coding sequence GTGGAAATAGTCCTTGACGGCTCTGGTATCACATCGGTAAACACGCAGATACCGTTTTTAAACCATATGCTTGATCTAATGGGCAGACACGGGCTGTTTGATTTAACTATTGATGCAACAGGAGATATTGAAGTTGATTATCACCACTTGATGGAAGATGTTGGGCTTACAATGGGCACGGCTATAGCTCAGGCGTTGGGCACGAAAGAGGGGATAACCAGATTTGGCAGCGCCAGAGTGCCTATGGATGAGACCCTGTCTGAAGTTATTATTGACTTAAGCGGCAGACCGTATCTCGTTTATAACGTGCCATTTACTGACCCCACAGTGAAAGACCTACAGGTGTCGCTTTTTGAGGACTTTTTCAGAGGACTAACTAACAATGGTCTGTTCAATCTCCACGTGCGGCTACACTATGGCAGGGACAGTCATCACATACTTGAATCCATATTCAAAGCCTTTGGCAGAGCGCTAAGTGAGGCCGTACGCATAGACCCGCGCATAAAGGGCGTCCCCTCAACTAAGGGGAGTTTGTAG
- a CDS encoding type II toxin-antitoxin system RelE/ParE family toxin yields MVFKVLWDEGTVKELSAIGRVNAETVVDKVENYLSQNPLKLGESLKGSFEGFYRYRVGKCRVIYEVNIETEIVTVLRVGFRKDIYKG; encoded by the coding sequence TTGGTTTTTAAAGTTTTGTGGGATGAGGGGACTGTCAAAGAGCTTAGTGCAATAGGCAGGGTGAATGCAGAAACAGTTGTTGACAAGGTGGAAAATTATCTTTCTCAAAATCCTTTAAAACTTGGTGAATCACTAAAGGGATCATTTGAGGGTTTCTATAGATATCGCGTAGGTAAGTGCAGAGTTATATATGAGGTTAATATCGAGACAGAAATTGTTACAGTTTTAAGAGTGGGATTCAGGAAAGATATTTATAAGGGATAA